The genomic window cacaacattCCTTCTCTCGCCTTTCACTCTTCccattaaatattttctttcataattggaagtcaatttttcaaatttaatcatactttctcttcttcatatttACTGTACAAAAGAGAAACCCTCTCATAACAACAAATTTTACTTCGAAAAGAGAAtacaatttccaaaaattttaaacttttcaaCCGGGACAGCTCCAAGTTCTCACACTATATTATTTTTCGACACTTGGACTCAcacttatgcatatacatgagGCTGTTTTTATGGCTCCTCTGACAGCCAGCCCACACGGCGCTTGGAATAGTCCACGCTGCGGGTGCGTGATATCCGCTTTGTTACCTGTGGCTTCCCGGATGGCCTACTgggggggaaaacgaaaagaaggacggatgataaaagttgaagagagtaagaaataaataaagggaagtaaaaaaactGTTAAAGAATTTGATATTGTTGCAACGAGCACATCTTAAAAaccttctttactttattttggaGCGTGAAAACCTGATCTTTCATGGAGGATATGTTCCAGAATCTTTTGCGCCAGGGGTGATCTTGCAGCAAGATTGTTTTTATAACTTAACATTCCAGTATGACAGGTCTGGTTTATTGTTAAACACTAACTAAAATAGAAAATTGAGTAAGCATAATTCTTGNNNNNNNNNNNNNNNNNNNNNNNNNNNNNNNNNNNNNNNNNNNNNNNNNNNNNNNNNNNNNNNNNNNNNNNNNNNNNNNNNNNNNNNNNNNNNNNNNNNNNNNNNNNNNNNNNNNNNNNNNNNNNNNNNNNNNNNNNNNNNNNNNNNNNNNNNNNNNNNNNNNNNNNNNNNNNNNNNNNNNNNNNNNNNNNNNNNNNNNNNNNNNNNNNNNNNNNNNNNNNNNNNNNNNNNNNNNNNNNNNNNNNNNNNNNNNNNNNNNNNNNNNNNNNNNNNNNNtaaaaattttaatattaaaaaattaatatactagTACATTTTNNNNNNNNNNNNNNNNNNNNNNNNNNNNNNNNNNNNNNNNNNNNNNNNNNNNNNTATTGTTGTTGGGNNNNNNNNNNNNNNNNNNNNNNNNNNNNNNNNNNNNNNNNNNNNNNNNNNNNNNNNNNNNNNNNNNNNNNNNNNNNNNNNNNNNNNNNNNNNNNNNNNNNNNNNNNNNNNNNNNNNNNNNNNNNNNNNNNNNNNNNNNNNNNNNNNNNNNNNNNNNNNNNNNNNNNNNNNNNNNNNNNNNNNNNNNNNNNNNNNNNNNNNNNNNNNNNNNNNNNNNNNNNNNNNNNNNNNNNNNNNNNNNNNNNNNNNNNNNNNNNNNNNNNNNNNNNNNNNNNNNNNNNNNNNNNNNNNNNNNNNNNNNNNNNNNNNNNNNNNNNNNNNNNNNNNNNNNNNNNNNNNNNNNNNNNNNNNNNNNNNNNNNNNNNNNNNNNNNNNNNNNNNNNNNNNNNNNNNNNNNNNNNNNNNNNNNNNNNNNNNNNNNNNNNNNNNNNNNNNNNNNNNNNNNNNNNNNNNNNNNNNNNNNNNNNNNNNNNNNNATACTAAattcaccaccacacaaaaaccNNNNNNNNNNNNNNNNNNNNNNNNNNNNNNNNNNNNNNNNNNNNNNNNNNNNNNNNNNNNNNNNNNNNNNCAGAAACCACACGTAAGTTTGTGGTGTGTGCAAGATAAAAANNNNNNNNNNNNNNNNNNNNNNNNNNNNNNNNNNNNNNNNNNNNNNNNNNNNNNNNNNNNNNNNNNNNNNNNNNNNNNNNNNNNNNNNNNNNNNNNNNNNNNNNNNNNNNNNNNNNNNNNNNNNNNNNNNNNNNNNNNNNNNNNNNNNNNNNNNNNNNNNNNNNNNNNNNNNNNNNNNNNNNNNNNNNNNNNNNNNNNNNNNNNNNNNNNNNNNNNNNNNNNNNNNNNNNNNNNNNNNNNNNNNNNNNNNNNNNNNNNNNNNNNNNNNNNNNNNNNNNNNNNNNNNNNNNNNNNNNNNNNNNNNNNNNNNNNNNNNNNNNNNNNNNNNNNNNNNNNNNNNNNNNNNNNNNNNNNNNNNNNNNNNNNNNNNNNNNNNNNNNNNNNNNNNNNNNNNNNNNNNNNNNNNNNNNNNNNNNNNNNNNNNNNNNNNNNNNNNNNNNNNNNNNNNNNNNNNNNNNNNNNNNNNNNNNNNNNNNNNNNNNNNNNNNNNNNNNNNNNNNNNNNNNNNNNNNNNNNNNNNNNNNNNNNNNNNNNNNNNNNNNNNNNNNNNNNNNNNNNNNNNNNNNNNNNNNNNNNNNNNNNNNNNNNNNNNNNNNNNNNNNNNNNNNNNNNNNNNNNNNNNNNNNNNNNNNNNNNNNNNNNNNNNNNNNNNNNNNNNNNNNNNNNNNNNNNNNNNNNNNNNNNNNNNNNNNNNNNNNNNNNNNNNNNNNNNNNNNNNNNNNNNNNNNNNNNNNNNNNNNNNNNNNNNNNNNNNNNNNNNNNNNNNNNNNNNNNNNNNNNNNNNNNNNNNNNNNNNNNNNNNNNNNNNNNNNNNNNNNNNNNNNNNNNNNNNNNNNNNNNNNNNNNNNNNNNNNNNNNNNNNNNNNNNNNNNNNNNNNNNNNNNNNNNNNNNNNNNNNNNNNNNNNNNNNNNNNNNNNNNNNNNNNNNNNNNNNNNNNNNNNNNNNNNNNNNNNNNNNNNNNNNNNNNNNNNNNNNNNNNNNNNNNNNNNNNNNNNNNNNNNNNNNNNNNNNNNNNNNNNNNNNNNNNNNNNNNNNNNNNNNNNNNNNNNNNNNNNNNNNNNNNNNNNNNNNNNNNNNNNNNNNNNNNNNNNNNNNNNNNNNNNNNNNNNNNNNNNNNNNNNNNNNNNNNNNNNNNNNNNNNNNNNNNNNNNNNNNNNNNNNNNNNNNNNNNNNNNNNNNNNNNNNNNNNNNNNNNNNNNNNNNNNNNNNNNNNNNNNNNNNNNNNNNNNNNNNNNNNNNNNNNNNNNNNNNNNNNNNNNNNNNNNNNNNNNNNNNNNNNNNNNNNNNNNNNNNNNNNNNNNNNNNNNNNNNNNNNNNNNNNNNNNNNNNNNNNNNNNNNCACCACTNNNNNNNNNNNNNNNNNNNNNNNNNNNNNNNNNNNNNNNNNNNNNNNNNNNNNNNNNNNNNNNNNNNNNNNNNNNNNNNNNNNNNNNNNNNNNNNNNNNNNNNNNNNNNNNNNNNNNNNNNNNNNNNNNNNNNNNNNNNNNNNNNNNNNNNNNNNNNNNNNNNNNNNNNNNNNNNNNNNNNNNNNNNNNNNNNNNNNNNNNNNNNNNNNNNNNNNNNNNNNNNNNNNNNNNNNNNNNNNNNNNNNNNNNNNNNNNNNNNNNNNNNNNNNNNNNNNNNNNNNNNNNNNNNNNNNNNNNNNNNNNNNNNNNNNNNNNNNNNNNNNNNNNNNNNNNNNNNNNNNNNNNNNNNNNNNNNNNNNNNNNNNNNNNNNNNNNNNNNNNNNNNNNNNNNNNNNNNNNNNNNNNNNNNNNNNNNNNNNNNNNNNNNNNNNNNNNNNNNNNNNNNNNNNNNNNNNNNNNNNNNNNNNNNNNNNNNNNNNNNNNNNNNNNNNNNNNNNNNNNNNNNNNNNNNNNNNNNNNNNNNNNNNNNNNNNNNNNNNNNNNNNNNNNNNNNNNNNNNNNNNNNNNNNNNNNNNNNNNNNNNNNNNNNNNNNNNNNNNNNNNNNNNNNNNNNNNNNNNNNNNNNNNNNNNNNNNNNNNNNNNNNNNNNNNNNNNNNNNNNNNNNNNNNNNNNNNNNNNNNNNNNNNNNNNNNNNNNNNNNNNNNNNNNNNNNNNNNNNNNNNNNNNNNNNNNNNNNNNNNNNNNNNNNNNNNNNNNNNNNNNNNNNNNNNNNNNNNNNNNNNNNNNNNNNNNNNNNNNNNNNNNNNNNNNNNNNNNNNNNNNNNNNNNNNNNNNNNNNNNNNNNNNNNNNNNNNNNNNNNNNNNNNNNNNNNNNNNNNNNNNNNNNNNNNNNNNNNNNNNNNNNNNNNNNNNNNNNNNNNNNNNNNNNNNNNNNNNNNNNNNNNNNNNNNNNNNNNNNNNNNNNNNNNNNNNNNNNNNNNNNNNNNNNNNNNNNNNNNNNNNNNNNNNNNNNNNNNNNNNNNNNNNNNNNNNNNNNNNNNNNNNNNNNNNNNNNNNNNNNNNNNNNNNNNNNNNNNNNNNNNNNNNNNNNNNNNNNNNNNNNNNNNNNNNNNNNNNNNNNNNNNNNNNNNNNNNNNNNNNNNNNNNNNNNNNNNNNNNNNNNNNNNNNNNNNNNNNNNNNNNNNNNNNNNNNNNNNNNNNNNNNNNNNNNNNNNNNNNNNNNNNNNNNNNNNNNNNNNNNNNNNNNNNNNNNNNNNNNNNNNNNNNNNNNNNNNNNNNNNNNNNNNNNNNNNNNNNNNNNNNNNNNNNNNNNNNNNNNNNNNNNNNNNNNNNNNNNNNNNNNNNNNNNNNNNNNNNNNNNNNNNNNNNNNNNNNNNNNNNNNNNNNtatttactaatttttattttttgagcatATCTATATGgaaaattatctatatttgttGATTTGcttgaagggggggaaaaagaaaattttttaaaatcatcatcccccttctaaattttgggtttttggctttCCTCCCGctcacagagagagaaggaggttcGGGAAAATTCGTGGCGAGGACAACACGCCATGATTCGCCAGCCCAGTGTCCgtagattttatttcttttttctctaaccTTTGGCATGGATGCAACGGAATCAGTCAGACAGTTACTGGGAAAGGGAACTATAAAtcagaaaaatgggggaaaaagggaaattcccgGTAAAATTTTTGAATCATTTACTTTTCgtccaaaaaaacccgggggggggttgaCGGGTTTTTCGAccccttaatgtttttttttaaatttttattattatattttattttatatattttaNNNNNNNNNNNNNNNNNNNNNNNNNNNNNTTAATAATACATCAANNNNNNNNNNNNNNNNNNNNNNNNNNNNNNNNNNNNNNNNNNNNNNNNNNNNNNNNNNNNNNNNNNNNNNNNNNNNNNNNNNNNNNNNNNNNNNNNNNNNNNNNNNNNNNNNNNNNNNNNNNNNNNNNNNNNNNNNNNNNNNNNNNNNNNNNNNNNNNNNNNNNNNNNNNNNNNNNNNNNNNNNNNNNNNNNNNNNNNNNNNNNNNNNNNNNNNNNNNNNNNNNNNNNNNNNNNNNNNNNNNNNNNNNNNNNNNNNNNNNNNNNNNNNNNNNNNNNNNNNNNNNNNNNNNNNNNNNNNNNNNNNNNNNNNNNNNNNNNNNNNNNNNNNNNNNNNNNNNNNNNNNNNNNNNNNNNNNNNNNNNNNNNNNNNNNNNNNNNNNNNNNNNNNNNNNNNNNNNNNNNNNNNNNNNNNNNNNNNNNNNNNNNNNNNNNNNNNNNNNNNNNNNNNNNNNNNNNNNNNNNNNNNNNNNNNNNNNNNNNNNNNNNNNNNNNNNNNNNNNNNNNNNNNNNNNNNNNNNNNNNNNNNNNNNNNNNNNNNNNNNNNNNNNNNNNNNNNNNNNNNNNNNNNNNNNNNNNNNNNNNNNNNNNNNNNNNNNNNNNNNNNNNNNNNNNNNNNNNNNNNNNNNNNNNNNNNNNNNNNNNNNNNNNNNNNNNNNNNNNNNNNNNNNNNNNNNNNNNNNNNNNNNNNNNNNNNNNNNNTTTTTTTAGTAGGTAAAANNNNNNNNNNNNNNNNNNNNNNNNNNNNNNNNNNNNNNNNNNNNTTTGTTACAATATGCATTGTGATTTGCCACCTGTTTCGGAATACTGCAGCATACAGCCTCAGTTCCTCTGACCGCGAGGGGATGGGAGGCCGACTCGCCCCCGAGGGAGGCTGCAAAGGGTGGGCGTGGTCCCGGGGTTCACGTGCAGTTCTTCATCTGTGGAAAATAAACCCGTTTGACTTGATTCCTCCGTCCTTAGCTAGAGGTTACTGGAAAAAAAACGCCTGCTCTTGGGAGTCCCCGGTCCTACATATCGAAAGTCCTGTAAATTAAGCATACGCAAAAATTccctttcgtcttttctctctccttttccctcttctcttctccccctcccctctattttgtccttttcccttctcctccccaNNNNNNNNNNNNNNNNNNNNNNNNNNNNNNNNNNNNNNNNNNNNNNNNNNNNNNNNNNNNNNNNNNNNNNNNNNNNNNNNNNNNNNNNNNNNNNNNNNNNNNNNNNNNNNNNNNNNNNNNNNNNNNNNNNNNNNNNNNNNNNNNNNNNNNNNNNNNNNNNNNNNNNNNNNNNNNNNNNNNNNNNNNNNNNNNNNNNNNNNNNNNNNNNNNNNNNNNNNNNNNNNNNNNNNNNNNNNNNNNNNNNNNNNNNNNNNNNNNNNNNNNNNNNNNNNNNNNNNNNNNNATNNNNNNNNNNNNNNNNNNNNNNNNNNNNNNNNNNNNNNNNNNNNNNNNNNNNNNNNNNNNNNNNNNNNNNNNNNNNNNNNNNNNNNNNNNNNNNNNNNNNNNNNNNNNNNNNNNNNNNNNNNNNNNNNNNNNNNNNNNNNNNNNNNNNNNNNNNNNNNNNNNNNCCATCTTAATAAGGTTAATTATATGATGCTTTTTCTTCTGATATGCATTTCTTGTGCATTATGATATACTTTTGTTGTATTTAATGAAATATAAGACGACTTGATTTTGATTGTCTTTTATCATTAATCTATTTTATCGtaaattttacttatttcatagtttctatgattaatataatattaagtgtACTTAAATACTTAAATTCACTACATCAATATATTGTATAACTCTTAATCTAATCATGATCTccataaattttttacaaagaaatgTCTGTCTNNNNNNNNNNNNNNNNNNNNNNNNNNNNNNNNNNNNNNNNNNNNNNNNNatatatatattatgaaaagaaagaagttaCGATGTGTCTGTTAACATTGCTCCtgaaattcatattttttctcagtTGCTACTATTAAGAAAAGGTATGGTGGTCAAATGTTAAGAACTTATAGAAATTATCAGAAATTCAcatttaaagagaattttttttctgtcaatgttAGAGTATGTAAGTTCTTCCANNNNNNNNNNNNNNNNNNNNNNNNNNNNNNNNNNNNNNNNNNNNNNNNNNNNNNNNNNNNNNNNNNNNNNNNNNNNNNNNNNNNNNNNNNNNNNNNNNNNNNNNNNNNNNNNNNNNNNNNNNNNNNNNNNNNNNNNNNNNNNNNNNNNNNNNNNNNNNNNNNNNNNNNNNNNNNNNNNNNNNNNNNNNNNNNNNNNNNNNNNNNNNNNNNNNNNNNNNNNNNNNNNNNNNNNNNNNNNNNNNNNNNNNNNNNNNNNNNNNNNNNNNNNNNNNNNNNNNNNNNNNNNNNNNNNNNNNNNNNNNNNNNNNNNNNNNNNNNNNNNNNNNNNNNNNNNNNNNNNNNNNNNNNNNNNNNNNNNNNNNNNNNNNNNNNNNNNNNNNNNNNNNNNNNNNNNNNNNNNNNNNNNNNNNNNNNNNNNNNNNNNNNNNNNNNNNNNNNNNNNNNNNNNNNNNNNNNNNNNNNNNNNNNNNNNNNNNNNNNNNNNNNNNNNNNNNNNNNNNNNNNNNNNNNNNNNNNNNNNNNNNNNNNNNNNNNNNNNNNNNNNNNNNNNNNNNNNNNNNNNNNNNNNNNNNNNNNNNNNNNNNNNNNNNNNNNNNNNNNNNNNNNNNNNNNNNNNNNNNNNNNNNNNNNNNNNNNNNNNNNNNNNNNNNNNNNNNNNNNNNNNNNNNNNNNNNNNNNNNNNNNNNNNNNNNNNNNNNNNNNNNNNNNNNNNNNNNNNNNNNNNNNNNNNNNNNNNNNNNNNNNNNNNNNNNNNNNNNNNNNNNNNNNNNNNNNNNNNNNNNNNNNNNNNNNNNNNNNNNNNNNNNNNNNNNNNNNNNNNNNNNNNNNNNNNNNNNNNNNNNNNNNNNNNNNNNNNNNNNNNNNNNNNNNNNNNNNNNNNNNNNNNNNNNNNNNNNNNNNNNNNNNNNNNNNNNNNNNNNNNNNNNNNNNNNNNNNNNNNNNNNNNNNNNNNNNNNNNNNNNNNNNNNNNNNNNNNNNNNNNNNNNNNNNNNNNNNNNNNNNNNNNNNNNNNNNNNNNNNNNNNNNNNNNNNNNNNNNNNNNNNNNNNNNNNNNNNNNNNNNNNNNNNNNNNNNNNNNNNNNNNNNNNNNNNNNNNNNNNNNNNNNNNNNNNNNNNNNNNNNNNNNNNNNNNNNNNNNNNNNNNNNNNNNNNNNNNNNNNNNNNNNNNNNNNNNNNNNNNNNNNNNNNNNNNNNNNNNNNNNNNNNNNNNNNNNNNNNNNNNNNNNNNNNNNNNNNNNNNNNNNNNNNNNNNNNNNNNNNNNNNNNNNNNNNNNNNNNNNNNNNNNNNNNNNNNNNNNNNNNNNNNNNNNNNNNNNNNNNNNNNNNNNNNNNNNNNNNNNNNNNNNNNNNNNNNNNNNNNNNNNNNNNNNNNNNNNNNNNNNNNNNNNNNNNNNNNNNNNNNNNNNNNNNNNNNNNNNNNNNNNNNNNNNNNNNNNNNNNNNNNNNNNNNNNNNNNNNNNNNNNNNNNNNNNNNNNNNNNNNNNNNNNNNNNNNNNNNNNNNNNNNNNNNNNNNNNNNNNNNNNNNNNNNNNNNNNNNNNNNNNNNNNNNNNNNNNNNNNNNNNNNNNNNNNNNNNNNNNNNNNNNNNNNNNNNNNNNNNNNNNNNNNNNNNNNNNNNNNNNNNNNNNNNNNNNNNNNNNNNNNNNNNNNNNNNNNNNNNNNNNNNNNNNNNNNNNNNNNNNNNNNNNNNNNNNNNNNNNNNNNNNNNNNNNNNNNNNNNNNNNNNNNNNNNNNNNNNNNNNNNNNNNNNNNNNNNNNNNNNNNNNNNNNNNNNNNNNNNNNNNNNNNNNNNNNNNNNNNNNNNNNNNNNNNNNNNNNNNNNNNNNNNNNNNNNNNNNNNNNNNNNNNNNNNNNNNNNNNNNNNNNNNNNNNNNNNNNNNNNNNNNNNNNNNNNNNNNNNNNNNNNNNNNNNNNNNNNNNNNNNNNNNNNNNNNNNNNNNNNNNNNNNNNNNNNNNNNNNNNNNNNNNNNNNNNNNNNNNNNNNNNNNNNNNNNNNNNNNNNNNNNNNNNNNNNNNNNNNNNNNNNNNNNNNNNNNNNNNNNNNNNNNNNNNNNNNNNNNNNNNNNNNNNNNNNNNNNNNNNNNNNNNNNNNNNNNNNNNNNNNNNNNNNNNNNNNNNNNNNNNNNNNNNNNNNNNNNNNNNNNNNNNNNNNNNNNNNNNNNNNNNNNNNNNNNNNNNNNNNNNNNNNNNNNNNNNNNNNNNNNNNNNNNNNNNNNNNNNNNNNNNNNNNNNNNNNNNNNNNNNNNNNNNNNNNNNNNNNNNNNNNNNNNNNNNNNNNNNNNNNNNNNNNNNNNNNNNNNNNNNNNNNNNNNNNNNNNNNNNNNNNNNNNNNNNNNNNNNNNNNNNNNNNNNNNNNNNNNNNNNNNNNNNNNNNNNNNNNNNNNNNNNNNNNNNNNNNNNNNNNNNNNNNNNNNNNNNNNNNNNNNNNNNNNNNNNNNNNNNNNNNNNNNNNNNNNNNNNNNNNNNNNNNNNNNNNNNNNNNNNNNNNNNNNNNNNNNNNNNNNNNNNNNNNNNNNNNNNNNNNNNNNNNNNNNNNNNNNNNNNNNNNNNNNNNNNNNNNNNNNNNNNNNNNNNNNNNNNNNNNNNNNNNNNNNNNNNNNNNNNNNNNNNNNNNNNNNNNNNNNNNNNNNNNNNNNtcgaagaaagaaagaggataaagtGGAGACAGAAGAGCAGGCAAGGCGAGGGTGAAAATTGGGCCGAGACACGCCCACCAGCTGCCCGCCATCGCCTGCCCCTCCTCACTCCATCCAAGGTCGCGGgcgattcttttttttgtaattttttctctctatttttttttttttttttttttaatccttttttctttttttttgttctccttttgtGCGGTCTTACTTTGCGTGATGTATTTatggttcgttttttttctaattttctcgttctttcgtatattctcatttttaagatttgtatttctgtgttttgttgttttattaatcttatatattcatctttcgattattattttttttctctctacatcttcctgatttcttttctttcttatattgtatttcttattatttcttattattacaatagagaaaatgtgaaaaagtgttCTCCATACTTAATGGGGTTTATCGAAATATTCACTTCTTTTTAAGTAACTGAAATGCATCATTGTACTTTCTTTTCAACGTCATTTTTCTGTGAAGTAATAACTATGTTTTAGGTGATAGGAAAAAacaatatagcaaaaaaaattgtatttcttttctgttctcaTTTTATGTGTGCATTACTCCATAAAAGATCATCCATAAGTATGTCTGTTAGTGTTAACTCACTGTTGAAGACAAAAGATGGTATAGCTTATTACGAAGAAAGGGTGCATTCAAAAACAGATGTCAGTGTAGAAACGTGCGAGAAAGATAAAGGGTTatagaaacctttttttaataGGCCTCCCCAGCACACTGAACTTCAGAATTAACGATtgataacaatatgattattTCCACATCGTTAGAAACACAACGTTTTTACGAAACACAACAGTTGATGGCCACGAAGCCTCAGCTACCTTAGCCCCTGAACAGGACGCAATCTNNNNNNNNNNNNNNNNNNNNNNNNNNNNNNNNNNNNNNNNNTGTGTGTCATCTCTTCTCATCGCTTACTTGCGGTCATCGTCATCAATCTCGAAGTGATCGTCGTCGTGGTCACCTGCGCTGTAGAAGAGGACTCNNNNNNNNNNNNNNNNNNNNNNNNNNNNNNNNNNNNNNNNNNNNNNNNNNGTCTCAACGATGATGGGGGACGACACAACAGTGGTACGTGGCGCAGAGTGGTACACTGTGGCAGCCGGTGCGGGTACCGCCTGGGCGACGTACTGGGTAGCTGCTGGGATCGTGTATTGGGTGGCTGCTGGGATCGTGTACTGGGTGGCTGCTGGGATTGTATACTGGGTGGCTGCTGGAATCGTGTACTGGGTGGCGGCAGCCTGTGTGTACTGGGCAACGGGAACGGAATACTGGACTGCTGGAGCGGGCACGGTGGCTACTGGAGCGGAAACGTGGGCTATCTGGGCAGAATAGCGCGTTGCAGCGTACTGTGTGGCTGGGATAACATTCTGGACGACCGGAACAGAGTACTGGACACTAGCAGTCCTCAAGGCGGGGAACTGGTATGTGTACAGCAGGCCGGTTTTGCCAGCGACCACGCCGGCCAACACGAGCAGAACCTGAGGAAAATGGATGGAGCTAGAGCAAGGGAGAAAgcgaatgggagaagagagggatgcgTGAGAAAGGAAACAAATTACAATGAAATTAGACCTAGAGAGTTCTATGAGAAAATTGCGTCCTTTTCTAGGAATGAATTTTTNNNNNNNNNNNNNNNNNNNNNNNNNNNNNNNNNNNNNNNNNNNNNNNNNNNNNNNNNNNNNNNCTATACGCACTTCTCAAAAATGACAAACggatcaataaacaaaaaaaattacctaGTACTACTTACAGcagcaaaataaaaagagaaggtcCAGAGCTGGAAGCAAACCAAACGCCAGCTAAAACAAAAACACTCGCTTGAGGGACACAAGCATGCAAAAACTGCGACAAAAAGCGACTTACCAGAGCCTTCATGATAAACGAAAACGCGACTGCGATTGCTACAAGTGAAGTCCGGTTCTTATATACCCTCCTTCCCAGCTGGTGCTCGATGCCCATCCCGGGCACTCTGGCTTCCATGCCTTCCTCTTGCTTCGGGGCAAAGACACGCTCGCCCCTCCCACCGCCTCTGCACCCGCGACACACCCTGCGCTGTTACTGGGTGATTCCTCGCCGAGGCTTCCTTCCTTCGGGCGGAGAGGGATGGGCGTGAGGCTCTCCGGGCGGATGGTGGCGCTCGCTCAGTCGTCTTGGCTCTTGGCTGGGCGTGGTCGCAGCAGACACGCAGTCTGTTATACATTTGCTGCTCGGCGAGGCCCGCATGAATAAGTGCACAGGGGTATACAAGCATACAAATATTCctaaacatattcacacacctACATCCGTAAAAAAGGCAAACACCCACATGCAAGACTTCCATCCCTGTAACGCCTACACCTCCACGAGCATGCAAAGAAGACACAAGAACATGCAAAACGAATTTCCCACACTCAAACAGCAACCCAGGACCACATTATGTATAACCTTTTGAATCGCGCATCTTCAAGGTCATTCCATCCGAGACACCATCCGAGGCCTTTCTGACGAGGCTGCTGGACGCATTGGCGAGTAGCTCCCTCTTTCCATTCATTGCCCCGAGGAGGCTGCTGCAAACTGTCCACATGATCAAACAGAGACAAGTTTAAAAAGCATAATCCATCTTGCGAAGAAGGAACCTTGTCCGTGAGCAGATGTTCCCCTATGAAGCGCTGTTGGCATTTCAGTCTTTTTTCTGGCATTACTGGTCCCGCTCACCTTGAGGTCGGCTGCCTCGCTCCGGGACCTTCGCCGAATGACGGTCATTTCGACATGCGACGCCGGATCGAAGGAAACCGTTAAATCTTATTTTGCTGCGGACATCTTTTTCTTANNNNNNNNNNNNNNNNNNNNNNNNNNNNNNNNNNNNNNNNNNNNNNNNNNNNNNNNNNNNNNNNNNNNNNNNNNNNNNNNNNNNNNNNNNNNNNNNNNNNNNNNNNNNNNNNNNNNNNNNNNNNNNNNNNNNNNNNNNNNNNNNNNNNNNNNNNNNNNNNNNNNNNNNNNNNNNNNNNNNNNNNNNNNNNNNNNNNNNNNNNNNNNNNNNNNNNNNNNNNNNNNNNNNNNNNNNNNNNNNNNNNNNNNNNNNNNNNNNNNNNNNNNNNNNNNNNNNNNNNNNNNNNNNNNNNNNNNNNNNNNNNNNNNNNNNNNNNNNNNNNNNNNNNNNNNNNNNNNNNNNNNNNNNNNNNNNNNNNNNNNNNNNNNNNNNNNNNNNNNNNNNNNNNNNNNNNNNNNNNNNNNNNNNNNNNNNNNNNNNNNNNNNNNNNNNNNNNNNNNNNNNNNNNNNNNNNNNNNNNNNNNNNNNNNNNNNNNNNNNNNNNNNNNNNNNNNNNNNNNNNNNNNNNNNNNNNNNNNNNNNNNNNNNNNNNNNNNNNNNNNNNNNNNNNNNNNNNNNNNNNNNNNNNNNNNNNNNNNNNNNNNNNNNNNNNNNNNNNNNNNNNNNNNNNNNNNNNNNNNNNNNNNNNNNNNNNNNNNNNNNNNNNNNNNNNNNNNNNNNNNNNNNNNNNNNNNNNNNNNNNNNNNNNNNNNNNNNNNNNNNNNNNNNNNNNNNNNNNNNNNNNNNNNNNNNNNNNNNNNNNNNNNNNNNNNNNNNNNNNNNNNNNNNNNNNNNNNNNNNNNNNNNNNNNNNNNNNNNNNNNNNNNNNNNNNNNNN from Penaeus monodon isolate SGIC_2016 chromosome 23, NSTDA_Pmon_1, whole genome shotgun sequence includes these protein-coding regions:
- the LOC119587820 gene encoding vitelline membrane protein Vm26Ab-like (The sequence of the model RefSeq protein was modified relative to this genomic sequence to represent the inferred CDS: added 50 bases not found in genome assembly), with amino-acid sequence MEARVPGMGIEHQLGRRVYKNRTSLVAIAVAFSFIMKALVLLVLAGVVAGKTGLLYTYQFPALRTASVQYSVPVVQNVIPATQYAATRYSAQIAHVSAPVATVPAPAVQYSVPVAQYTQAAATQYTIPAATQYTIPAATQYTIPAATQYTIPAATQYVAQAVPAPAATVYHSAPRTTVVSSPIIVETDDDDDAFDDDDDDNVGGVLFYSAGDHDDDHFEIDDDDRK